A genome region from Triplophysa rosa linkage group LG24, Trosa_1v2, whole genome shotgun sequence includes the following:
- the ptn gene encoding pleiotrophin, producing the protein MQQQWMCVALLALLVITVTLADGGKTEKQGKKERKSDCGEWQWSVCVANEGDCGLGTREGTRSGNDCKQTIKTQRCKIPCNWKKQFGGECKYDFQAWGECDSSTGVKTRTGMLKRALMDANCPGTVSATKPCAKPKGKLQDSQKPKREGKKERNPTD; encoded by the exons ATGCAGCAGCAGTGGATGTGTGTGGCTTTATTAGCCCTGCTGGTCATCACAGTGACACTGGCAGATGGAGGTAAAACCGAGAAACAAG GTAAGAAGGAGCGTAAGTCAGACTGTGGTGAGTGGCAGTGGAGTGTCTGTGTGGCTAATGAAGGCGACTGTGGTCTGGGCACTAGAGAAGGCACACGCAGCGGCAATGACTGCAAACAGACCATCAAAACCCAGCGCTGCAAGATCCCCTGCAACTGGAAAAAACAGTTTGGAG GTGAGTGTAAGTATGATTTCCAGGCGTGGGGTGAGTGTGACTCCAGCACAGGAGTGAAGACACGCACTGGCATGCTAAAGCGAGCGCTGATGGACGCGAACTGCCCGGGAACTGTAAGTGCCACCAAACCCTGCGCAAAACCCAAGGGCAAGCTGCAAG ACTCGCAGAAGCCAAAACGGGAAGGAAAGAAGGAGCGAAACCCAACAGACTAG
- the chrm2a gene encoding muscarinic acetylcholine receptor M2a, with the protein MDTINFTFWNASEGNETEETVVDESPYKTVEVVFIVLVAGSLSLVTVIGNILVMLSIKVNRSLQTVNNYFLFSLACADLIIGLCSMNLYTVYIVIGYWPLGPVVCDLWLALDYVVSNASVMNLLIISFDRYFCVTKPLSYPVKRTTKMAGMMIAAAWVLSFILWAPAILFWQFIVGGRTVPEKECYIQFFSNAAVTFGTAIAAFYLPVIIMMVLYWQISRASKSRVKKDNRKPSGGNLEVASPSQTRENTANKPTNNNVTAEEAERGQTQVTDDAANQHDAKLQNGKASSTDEEVRGNCVPAEEKESSNDSTSGSGAVTNQKDEAAPSAANDAPARRRAKSGGSKLTCIKIITKSPKGDCYASSNATVEIVPAAERQNHVARKIVKMTKQPPKKKKAPSSREKKVTRTIMAILVAFVATWTPYNVMVLINTFCSSCIPNTVWTIGYWLCYINSTINPACYALCNITFKKTFKQLLLCQYKNIRSTR; encoded by the coding sequence ATGGACACAATTAACTTCACCTTCTGGAACGCCTCCGAGGGCAATGAGACGGAGGAGACGGTGGTGGACGAGAGCCCGTATAAGACAGTGGAGGTGGTGTTTATTGTACTCGTGGCCGGATCACTCAGTCTGGTAACCGTGATCGGGAACATTTTGGTCATGCTCTCCATTAAAGTGAACAGGAGCCTGCAGACCGTCAACAACTATTTTCTGTTCAGTCTGGCCTGTGCTGACCTCATCATCGGCCTGTGCTCTATGAACTTATATACGGTCTACATTGTGATTGGATACTGGCCCCTCGGGCCGGTTGTGTGTGATCTGTGGTTAGCACTGGATTATGTGGTGAGCAACGCTTCGGTCATGAACCTTCTGATCATCAGCTTCGACCGCTACTTTTGTGTCACCAAGCCGCTCAGCTACCCAGTAAAGAGGACAACCAAGATGGCGGGGATGATGATCGCGGCCGCCTGGGTGTTGTCCTTCATCCTCTGGGCTCCGGCCATCCTGTTCTGGCAGTTTATCGTTGGCGGGCGTACGGTGCCGGAGAAAGAGTGCTACATCCAGTTCTTCTCCAACGCGGCGGTTACGTTCGGCACGGCTATAGCCGCTTTCTACTTGCCAGTCATCATCATGATGGTGCTGTACTGGCAGATCTCCCGGGCCAGTAAGAGCCGCGTGAAGAAAGACAACCGCAAGCCGTCGGGCGGCAACCTGGAGGTAGCGTCGCCGAGCCAGACGCGCGAAAACACTGCCAACAAACCCACCAACAACAACGTGACGGCCGAAGAAGCCGAGCGAGGTCAGACCCAGGTCACGGACGACGCGGCCAACCAGCACGATGCCAAACTTCAGAACGGCAAAGCGTCGTCAACGGACGAAGAAGTGAGAGGCAACTGCGTCCCCGCCGAGGAGAAAGAAAGCTCCAACGACTCCACCTCTGGCAGCGGCGCCGTAACGAATCAGAAAGACGAAGCGGCGCCATCCGCTGCCAACGACGCTCCTGCCAGGCGTCGAGCCAAATCCGGAGGATCCAAACTCACTTGCATCAAGATCATCACCAAATCACCCAAAGGAGATTGTTACGCTTCCTCGAATGCCACGGTGGAGATCGTTCCGGCCGCTGAGAGGCAGAACCACGTGGCGAGGAAGATCGTGAAGATGACCAAGCAGCCGCCCAAGAAGAAGAAAGCGCCGTCCTCTCGGGAGAAAAAGGTGACGCGCACCATCATGGCCATCCTGGTGGCGTTCGTGGCTACCTGGACGCCCTACAACGTGATGGTGCTCATAAACACCTTCTGCTCCAGCTGTATTCCCAACACGGTGTGGACCATCGGATACTGGCTCTGTTACATCAACAGCACCATCAACCCCGCCTGCTACGCCCTGTGTAACATCACCttcaaaaaaacattcaaacaactGCTGCTCTGCCAGTATAAGAACATACGCTCCACCCGATGA